Proteins encoded in a region of the Anopheles ziemanni chromosome 2, idAnoZiCoDA_A2_x.2, whole genome shotgun sequence genome:
- the LOC131282928 gene encoding GATA zinc finger domain-containing protein 10-like yields the protein MKMSSQQQYSLRWNDYTTYITGAFDALRYEEDLVDVTLFCEGRKIRAHKVLLSACSSYFKDIFKENPCQHPVIIFKNVKYADLLSLVEFMYQGEVSVSQEALPSFLHTAELLSIRGLADTNNDQQHTAIPDQPTSSLAQQILQTQAQTLAPTATITTEPVYFTLPSNSSIVPQIKVESQQPGTTIQSGPQDFKFINKITLKPADLASALSVPLGQQTLQGQQLQQVQQVQQVQHVQVQQTQQQQQQQQQQQQQQQQQQQQQQQQQQQQQQQVVHSQKIMIKPVQPVAGTIVQRTVQSQTTANQANQSANALQELVESVVSAARPKPKPKRIVKITKTPTKQPSEEGSSTSDKSTTNYTTLNSANTSVQSDNGMGLYGQTQQEHEQVAVYGDSVNAENNDVKLQMTEYINVGEPINPTSGDSGTYTQQEGFELVDENISDRQDTDEHMGQNSFEMEIVDMDVNGMFPEDTNEQQQQPQQQQQQQQQQDSKAEILESSARAMKDVVKKYKCKQCEKSFATWKSLAMHRHIHSGRTKCNICGAVLSRTANLKRHMKLKHG from the coding sequence ATGAAGATGTCGAGCCAACAGCAATATTCGCTAAGATGGAACGATTATACCACATACATTACGGGTGCGTTCGATGCGCTGCGCTACGAGGAAGATCTTGTAGATGTGACACTGTTTTGTGAGGGGCGCAAAATACGCGCCCACAAGGTGCTGCTTTCTGCCTGCAGTTCCTACTTTAAGGACATCTTCAAGGAAAACCCTTGTCAACATCCCGTTATCATATTTAAGAATGTAAAGTATGCCGACCTGCTTTCGCTGGTGGAGTTCATGTACCAGGGCGAGGTAAGCGTATCGCAGGAAGCTTTACCTTCGTTTCTGCACACGGCAGAGTTGCTGTCCATACGTGGCCTAGCCGATACTAACAACGACCAGCAGCATACCGCCATTCCGGATCAACCGACGTCCTCGCTAGCGCAGCAGATACTGCAAACGCAGGCGCAAACATTGGCCCCAACTGCTACGATCACGACAGAACCGGTGTACTTTACTCTTCCCTCCAACTCGTCTATCGTGCCGCAGATAAAGGTGGAATCACAGCAGCCCGGTACCACTATTCAGTCAGGACCACAAGATTTCAAGTTCATCAACAAAATTACCCTGAAACCCGCTGATCTGGCCAGTGCCCTTTCCGTACCGCTCGGGCAGCAAACGCTACAAGGGCAGCAGCTACAGCAGGTGCAGCAAGTTCAACAGGTACAGCATGTGCAAGTGCAGCAaacgcaacagcaacagcaacagcagcaacagcaacaacaacagcaacaacaacagcaacagcaacagcaacaacaacagcagcaacagcagcagcaagttgTGCATTCGCAAAAGATCATGATAAAACCTGTGCAACCTGTAGCGGGAACCATAGTCCAGCGAACCGTGCAGAGTCAGACCACTGCGAATCAAGCGAACCAGTCGGCTAATGCGTTGCAGGAACTGGTGGAAAGTGTCGTCTCAGCAGCCCGTCCTAAGCCAAAACCGAAGCGCATCGTAAAGATAACCAAAACGCCAACCAAGCAGCCATCGGAGGAAGGTAGCAGCACCAGTGACAAATCGACCACAAACTACACCACCCTGAACTCGGCCAACACTTCCGTTCAGTCGGACAACGGTATGGGACTGTACGGGCAGACGCAGCAGGAACACGAGCAGGTAGCGGTTTACGGGGATTCGGTCAACGCGGAGAACAACGACGTGAAACTGCAAATGACAGAGTACATCAACGTAGGGGAACCGATCAATCCGACCAGCGGTGATAGCGGCACCTACACGCAACAGGAAGGGTTTGAGCTGGTCGACGAAAACATATCCGACCGACAGGACACTGACGAGCATATGGGACAGAACAGCTTCGAGATGGAGATTGTCGATATGGACGTGAATGGCATGTTTCCGGAAGATACCAatgagcagcagcaacagccgcagcagcagcagcagcagcagcagcagcaggactcGAAGGCGGAAATTCTCGAAAGCAGCGCGCGGGCCATGAAGGACGTGGTGAAAAAGTACAAGTGCAAACAGTGCGAAAAGAGCTTTGCTACCTGGAAATCGTTGGCCATGCACCGTCACATCCACAGTGGCCGCACCAAGTGTAATATCTGCGGTGCGGTACTGTCGCGCACGGCCAACCTTAAGCGGCACATGAAGTTGAAGCATGGTTGA
- the LOC131281193 gene encoding DNA-directed RNA polymerases I, II, and III subunit RPABC1 codes for MDDDAETYKLWRIRKTVMQLSHDRGYLVTQDELDQTLEQFKEQFGDKPSEKRPARSDLIVLVAHNDDPTDQMFVFFPDEPKIGIKTIKTYCTRMQEENIHRAIVVVQAGMTPSAKQSLVDMAPKYILEQFLESELLINITEHELVPEHVVMTPEEKQELLARYKLKENMLMRIQAGDPVARYFGLKRGQVVKIIRPSETAGRYISYRLVC; via the exons ATGGATGATGATGCGGAAACCTACAAACTTTGGCGCATTCGCAAGACCGTGATGCAGCTTAGTCACGACCGGGGCTACCTCGTAACGCAAGATGAACTGGATCAAACGTTGGAACAGTTTAAGGAACAATTTGGTGATAAACCTAG CGAAAAGCGACCAGCACGCTCTGACCTTATCGTCCTGGTGGCACACAACGATGATCCTACGGATCAGATGTTCGTGTTCTTTCCGGATGAACCGAAGATTGgaatcaaaacaatcaaaacatacTGTACCCGCATGCAAGAGGAAAACATTCACCGGGCCATCGTAGTGGTACAGGCCGGCATGACACCGTCGGCAAAGCAATCTTTAGTGGACATGGCTCCGAAGTATATTTTGGAACAATTCCTCGAGTCTGAGCTGCTCATCAACATTACCGAGCACGAACTTGTGCCGGAGCATGTGGTTATGACACCGGAAGAGAAACAGGAACTACTTGCAAGATACAAACTGAAGGAGAACATGTTGATGAGGATACAGGCTGGCGATCCGGTGGCACGCTACTTCGGATTGAAACGTGGACAGGTGGTAAAAATCATTCGACCCTCGGAAACTGCTGGACGATACATCTCCTACCGGCTTGTGTGTTGA
- the LOC131282876 gene encoding large ribosomal subunit protein uL11, which produces MPPKFDPNEVKQVYLRCVGGEVGATSSLAPKIGPLGLSPKKVGDDIAKATGDWKGLKITVCLTIQNRQATISVVPSAASLIVKALKEPPRDRKKVKNIKHNGNITFDEVISIARVMRPRSMARELAGTCKEVLGTAHSVGCTIDGRAPHEVIEDISSGAIEVPSE; this is translated from the exons ATGCCGCCAAAGTTCGACCCGAACGAGGTTAAGCAGG TGTACCTGCGATGCGTCGGTGGTGAAGTCGGTGCTACCTCTTCCCTCGCCCCGAAGATCGGTCCCCTCGGTCTG TCTCCGAAGAAGGTTGGTGATGATATTGCCAAGGCTACCGGCGACTGGAAGGGCCTGAAGATCACTGTCTGCCTGACGATCCAGAACCGACAGGCCACTATCTCGGTTGTACCGTCAGCAGCATCCCTGATCGTGAAAGCCCTCAAGGAACCGCCACGAGACCGCAAGAAGGTGAAGAACA TTAAGCACAATGGTAACATCACCTTCGACGAAGTGATCAGCATTGCGCGTGTTATGCGACCCCGATCCATGGCCCGCGAGCTGGCTGGAACCTGCAAGGAGGTGCTTGGTACGGCGCACAGCGTCGGATGCACCATTGATGGACGAGCACCCCACGAGGTCATCGAAGATATCTCGAGCGGAGCCATTGAAGTCCCGTCGGAATAA